One Bubalus bubalis isolate 160015118507 breed Murrah chromosome 10, NDDB_SH_1, whole genome shotgun sequence genomic window carries:
- the AKAP12 gene encoding A-kinase anchor protein 12 isoform X1, with protein MGAGSSTEQRSPEQPEAGSATPAEPEPSGGSAAEAAPGTPGDPAIAPADPATKLLQKNGQLSTVNSLAEQGELGLQEEALIGQEEEVTVTDVGQRESEDVSERDSDKEMAANSAVVQDITKEGKEEMPEMMEPIPALESSVEELMQPPEPQANDVGFKKVFKFVGFKFTVKKDKTEKSDSVQLLTVKKDESEGAGESDGAGDHPEPSRETGDATPKDGELKQSTEKPEEAPQREQSCTEISLQTESGQAAEEGKDEGEEKQEKETARPADSPTSPVASETASPFRKFFTQGWAGWRKKTSFRKPREEELEASEKKKEQEPEKAEENEKMEEPCEQPPAQEAPESTQDARLSADYEKVELPSEDQVQAPPEEKPAPLATEVFDEKVEIVAEVHVSTVEKDQEEPKAEAEETVELLPPEKSTETSADLQEAESAEMLKTEEDAGALSGDHSQATELSGDAKSPSTPPEGTVREAEMLSSQERIKVQGSPLKKLFTSTGLKKLSGKKQKGKRGGDEESGEQPSASLDSPDSPDEPKGVESSASSPEEPEEITCLEKGVAEAPGQDGEAEEGTTSDGEKKREGGVTPWASFKKMVTPKKRVRRLSESDKEDEADKVKSATLSSTESAASEVQEEAKGNGEEPKPEEPKRKVDTSVSWEALICVGSSKKRARKASSSDDEAGPKPLGGDSQKAEEAGRDKEPGPEAAAAGSQDHEQPPGSSSPEPAGSPSEGEGVSTWETFKRLVTSRKKSKSKLEERSEDSVAGSGAEHAASEAEPGKEESWVSIRKFIPGRRKKRPDGKQEPAAVEEAGPAEANEDDADIPAVVPLSEYDAVEREKTEAQQAPKSQEGPEQKQVDVDVSEELSKSLVHTVSVAVMDGTRAITNIEERAPSWISASVTEPLEQAEGEATPPSEEVLEREVVAEETPIVTKALPESQEASDDTMASEVELTSEAVTAAETTEASGAEETTDMVSAVSQLTDSPDTTEEATPVQEVEGGVPDVEDQARRTREVLQAVAEKVREESQLPDDAIQTTQKEQAKILEKVEEAEEGSQALDLKEVMDGVSKVLVQDTETETLTQENVVAEATAESLGEVPPGTDSAEARELVSTCLAETGTGVEAETALEQVVAPDSTETLTDSETNGSTPVADLDASNLSQPDKIMDVREDGEVPAGTQSQVPEGEVPPALKELPAASSDFQLQEERSSKMAEGLEHTDEEEGTVETVAILSTTEVIQETGQCSDEEAKEEPSMEGLTLSADTEITEKKITAVVLEEDVTKKVEFQENDNIELQSPAKSLPTPAEREMVVEGKRETVQVEATEGNEEKLEHEPAVAVCEELSKQLVQTVNVTIIDGEKEVVSFEGSSPLLASEEEACTGISVQSSEAALALIAAAVEEKVLGEAIKIVETTEALKSAEAHLVPEEESSEKDEEFPAQPGEDVASTGTESQAESIPTIVSITPGKGIDADLEGDETISQKQELGGDGEQVGGQEGREINTGEEDGKEESEISKLEKESCRLVQSVIQTAVDHLGSTEETATDVQTQAQLAEADSQEAGQKMEKEESKPQACPVDETQAVEAKEESPLSTGEHAHLSVSKDANEASEKVAATSIEGSRVDDQRLEEVALPSQKKREILETESVLQDDGSAGFGERKKSPSESREDEKGDAAGDPGNQTSTPEDAEASGGSTKESLDTNGPKLKEKGDSQEEKVQSESEKEMKTQTQETQNQERDLAKPEPTES; from the coding sequence TTGGACAAAGAGAGTCTGAAGATGTGAGTGAAAGGGACTCAGACAAAGAGATGGCTGCTAACTCAGCGGTGGTTCAAGACATCAcgaaggagggaaaggaggaaatgCCTGAGATGATGGAACCAATCCCTGCCTTGGAAAGCAGCGTGGAAGAGCTGATGCAACCCCCTGAGCCCCAGGCTAACGACGTGGGATTTAAGAAGGTGTTCAAGTTTGTTGGCTTCAAATTCACCGTGAAAAAGGATAAAACCGAGAAGTCTGACAGCGTGCAGCTCCTCACCGTCAAGAAGGATGAAAGTGAAGGGGCAGGAGAGTCCGACGGGGCTGGTGACCACCCGGAGCCCAGCCGTGAGACGGGGGATGCAACACCCAAAGACGGTGAACTGAAACAGTCCACCGAGAAACCCGAAGAGGCGCCCCAACGTGAGCAGAGCTGCACGGAAATCTCCCTTCAGACCGAGTCTGGTCAAGCAGCTGAGGAAGGCAAAGATGAAGgagaagagaaacaagagaaagaaaccgCTAGACCTGCAGACTCCCCGACTAGTCCCGTGGCCAGCGAAACCGCCTCACCCTTTAGAAAATTCTTCACTCAAGGCTGGGCCGGCTGGCGCAAAAAGACCAGCTTCAGGAAGCCccgggaggaggagctggaggcttccgagaagaaaaaggaacaggAGCCAGAAAAAGCCGAAGAAAATGAGAAGATGGAAGAGCCCTGCGAGCAGCCACCTGCCCAGGAGGCTCCTGAGAGCACCCAGGATGCCAGGCTGTCGGCCGACTATGAAAAAGTGGAGCTGCCCTCTGAAGACCAAGTGCAGGCACCTCCTGAAGAGAAACCAGCCCCGTTAGCAACCGAAGTGTTTGATGAAAAGGTCGAGATTGTCGCCGAAGTCCACGTTAGCACTGTAGAGAAGGACCAGGAAGAGCCGAAAGCCGAAGCGGAAGAAACAGTGGAGCTCTTGCCGCCCGAAAAGTCGACCGAGACGAGCGCCGACCTTCAGGAAGCCGAGTCGGCCGAGATGCTGAAGACGGAGGAAGATGCGGGCGCCCTGAGCGGGGACCACTCCCAGGCAACCGAGCTCAGCGGGGACGCGAAATCGCCGTCCACGCCCCCCGAGGGCACCGTGAGGGAGGCCGAAATGCTGTCCTCGCAGGAGAGAATTAAGGtgcagggaagccctttgaagaAACTATTCACGAGCACCGGCTTGAAAAAGCTCtctggaaagaaacagaaagggaaaCGAGGTGGCGACGAGGAGTCCGGGGAGCAGCCCTCAGCCTCCTTGGATTCTCCCGACAGTCCAGACGAACCGAAGGGCGTTGAGAGCTCAGCCTCGTCTCCAGAAGAGCCCGAGGAGATCACCTGTCTGGAGAAAGGGGTGGCCGAGGCCCCGGGCCAGGATGGGGAGGCGGAGGAAGGGACCACTTCCGACGgggagaagaagagggaaggTGGTGTCACCCCCTGGGCATCTTTCAAAAAGATGGTGACGCCCAAGAAACGCGTGCGAAGGCTCTCTGAAAGCGATAAGGAGGACGAGGCAGACAAAGTCAAAAGCGCCACCCTGTCCTCCACGGAGAGCGCGGCCTCCGAAGTGCAGGAAGAGGCCAAAGGGAACGGAGAGGAGCCGAAGCCCGAGGAGCCCAAGCGCAAGGTCGACACCTCCGTGTCCTGGGAAGCGCTGATTTGCGTGGGGTCATCCAAGAAGAGAGCCAGAAAAGCATCCTCTTCCGACGATGAAGCAGGGCCGAAACCTCTTGGAGGGGACAGCCAGAAAGCAGAGGAAGCTGGGAGGGACAAGGAGCCGGGCCCGGAGGCAGCCGCTGCCGGTTCCCAGGACCACGAGCAACCGCCGGGAAGCTCCTCACCCGAGCCGGCCGGCAGCCCATCCGAAGGGGAGGGCGtctccacctgggaaacctttaAAAGACTGGTCACCTCGAGAAAAAAATCGAAATCAAAATTGGAAGAGAGAAGCGAAGACTCTGTAGCTGGGTCTGGCGCAGAACATGCAGCCTCAGAGGCTGAGCCTGGGAAAGAAGAGTCCTGGGTTTCCATCCGGAAGTTTATTCCTGGGCGAAGGAAGAAAAGGCCAGATGGGAAGCAGGAGCCAGCTGCTGTCGAAGAGGCGGGGCCAGCGGAGGCCAACGAGGACGATGCGGACATCCCAGCCGTGGTCCCTCTGTCTGAATACGACGCGGTGGAAAGAGAGAAAACCGAAGCCCAGCAAGCCCCCAAGAGCCAGGAGGGGCCCGAGCAGAAGCAGGTGGATGTCGACGTGTCGGAGGAGCTCAGTAAGAGCCTGGTTCACACCGTGTCGGTGGCTGTCATGGATGGGACAAGGGCCATTACCAACATCGAAGAAAGGGCGCCCTCCTGGATCTCGGCTTCGGTGACAGAACCGCTGGAACAAGCCGAAGGTGAAGCCACACCACCAAGCGAGGAGGTGCTTGAAAGAGAAGTCGTCGCAGAGGAAACCCCCATCGTTACCAAAGCGCTGCCAGAGAGCCAGGAGGCAAGTGATGACACGATGGCCAGCGAGGTGGAATTAACCTCAGAAGCTGTGACAGCCGCTGAAACCACAGAGGCCTCTGGTGCAGAAGAGACCACTGACATGGTTTCGGCTGTCTCTCAGTTAACCGACTCTCCAGACACCACCGAGGAAGCGACACCAGTGCAAGAGGTGGAGGGAGGCGTGCCTGACGTGGAGGACCAGGCGAGAAGGACCCGAGAGGTGCTGCAGGCTGTTGCAGAAAAAGTTAGAGAAGAGTCACAGCTGCCAGATGACGCCATCCAGACAACCCAGAAAgaacaagcaaaaatactggagaaagtGGAAGAGGCCGAGGAGGGTTCTCAGGCCCTAGATCTGAAGGAAGTGATGGATGGAGTATCCAAAGTGCTTGTCCAAGATACTGAAACTGAGACTTTGACACAGGAGAACGTGGTTGCAGAGGCCACCGCAGAAAGCTTGGGAGAAGTTCCTCCAGGCACAGACAGTGCAGAGGCCAGGGAGCTGGTGAGCACTTGTCTTGCTGAAACCGGGACTGGGGTAGAAGCAGAGACTGCCCTAGAGCAGGTTGTTGCTCCTGACTCAACTGAAACCCTCACGGACAGTGAGACCAACGGAAGCACCCCAGTAGCAGATCTTGACGCTTCAAATCTAAGCCAGCCAGACAAGATCATGGATGTCCGTGAAGATGGTGAAGTTCCAGCCGGCACTCAGTCCCAGGTTCCCGAAGGCGAGGTGCCTCCTGCACTGAAAGAGCTGCCTGCAGCATCTTCTGATTTTCAGCTGCAGGAGGAAAGGTCTTCAAAGATGGCAGAGGGTCTGGAACACACggatgaagaggagggaacagtGGAGACTGTAGCCATCCTTTCAACGACTGAGGTGATTCAAGAGACTGGCCAGTGCTCTGATGAGGAAGCCAAAGAAGAACCATCCATGGAAGGACTTACCTTGTCTGCCGACACAGAAATAACTGAGAAAAAGATAACTGCAGTTGTCCTTGAGGAGGACGTTACTAAGAAAGTTGAATTTCAAGAGAATGATAATATAGAACTCCAGAGTCCTGCTAAGTCTCTTCCAACCccagcagagagagagatggtagTTGAAGGGAAAAGGGAGACAGTGCAAGTGGAGGCAACTGAAGGGAATGAAGAGAAACTTGAGCACGAACCAGCTGTGGCCGTATGTGAAGAGCTCAGTAAGCAACTGGTTCAGACAGTGAATGTCACCATCATCGATGGGGAAAAGGAAGTCGTCAGTTTTGAAGGAAGTTCTCCCCTGCTGGCTTCCGAGGAAGAGGCATGCACGGGAATCTCAGTTCAAAGCTCTGAGGCAGCATTAGCTCTGATAGCTGCAGCCGTGGAGGAGAAGGTCTTAGGAGAAGCTATCAAGATTGTAGAAACAACCGAGGCTTTGAAATCTGCAGAAGCTCATCTAGTACCGGAAGAAGAGTCCTCAGAAAAAGACGAAGAGTTTCCTGCCCAGCCTGGGGAAGATGTGGCATCCACAGGGACTGAGTCTCAAGCAGAATCAATACCGACAATAGTATCTATTACGCCTGGAAAAGGCATTGACGCTGACCTGGAAGGAGACGAAACCATATCACAGAAACAGGAGTTGGGTGGAGATGGCGAGCAGGTTGGTGGTCAGGAAGGCAGAGAGATCAACACAGGAGAGGAAGACGGCAAGGAGGAAAGTGAGATTTCGAAACTTGAGAAGGAGAGCTGCAGACTTGTACAGAGCGTGATTCAGACAGCCGTTGACCATTTGGGGAGTACAGAAGAAACGGCCACCGATGTCCAGACCCAGGCTCAACTGGCAGAAGCCGACAGCCAGGAAGCTGGgcagaaaatggagaaagaagaaagcaaacctCAGGCCTGCCCGGTGGATGAAACACAAGCCGTAGAAGCCAAAGAGGAGTCCCCATTAAGCACCGGGGAACACGCGCATCTCAGTGTTTCCAAAGATGCGAATGAAGCTTCAGAGAAGGTGGCAGCCACTAGCATAGAAGGTTCCAGGGTAGACGACCAGCGGCTTGAAGAGGTAGCTCTCCCAtcccagaaaaagagagaaatcctTGAAACAGAGTCTGTGCTGCAAGATGACGGCAGTGCCGggtttggagaaagaaagaagtcacCATCTGAATCCCGAGAAGATGAAAAAGGTGATGCTGCCGGTGACCCTGGAAACCAAACCTCAACCCCAGAGGATGCTGAGGCCTCGGGAGGCTCAACCAAAGAGTCCCTAGATACAAATGGACCcaaactgaaagagaagggagaCAGCCAGGAGGAAAAGGTGCAGAGCGAGTcggaaaaagagatgaaaacacaaacacaggagacacagaaccAAGAGAGAGATCTGGCAAAACCCGAACCCACGGAATCCTAA